A genomic stretch from Aedes albopictus strain Foshan chromosome 2, AalbF5, whole genome shotgun sequence includes:
- the LOC109429391 gene encoding myosin heavy chain, muscle isoform X21 — translation MPKPVVQVGDDPDPSEWLFVSLEQKRIDQSKPYDAKKACWVPDEKEGYVLGEIKATKGELVTVGLPGGETKDFKKDLVSQVNPPKYEKCEDMSNLTYLNDASVLHNLRERYRAKLIYTYSGLFCVVINPYKRWPLYTLRVAKMYRGKRRNEVPPHLFAVSDGAYVNMLTNHENQSMLITGESGAGKTENTKKVIAYFATIGASTKKDESTEKKASLEDQVVQTNPVLEAYGNAKTVRNDNSSRFGKFIRIHFTGSGKLAGADIETYLLEKARVISQQSLERSYHIFYQMMSGSVKGLKEMCFLSNDIYDYYNVAQGKITIPNVDDGEECALTDEAFNVLGFTQEEKDNIYRITAAVMHMGGMKFKQKGREEQAEADGMEEGDRVAKLLGCVTEDLYKNLLKPRIKVGAEFVTKGQNKDQVTNAVGALCKGIFDRLFKWLVKKCNETLDTQMKRVQFIGVLDIAGFEIFDYNGFEQLCINFTNEKLQQFFNHHMFVLEQEEYKKEGINWAFIDFGMDLLACIDLIEKPMGILSILEEESMFPKATDQTFAEKLMNNHLGKSAPFQKPKPPKPGCQAAHFAIGHYAGVVSYNITGWLEKNKDPLNDTVVDQFKKGQNKLVVEIFADHPGQSGGADAGGGKGGRGKKGAGFATVSSSYKEQLNNLMTTLKSTQPHFVRCIIPNELKQTGLIDAHLVMHQLTCNGVLEGIRICRKGFPNRMMYPDFKLRYKILCPKAIEGIEDGKTVGGIIINSVNMGQEHYRLGVTKVFFRAGVLGQMEEFRDERLSKIMSWMQSWCRGYLARKEFKKMQEQRVALETVQRNLRKYMKLRTWAWWKLWQKVKPLLNVSRVEDQIAELESKAQKAQEAFEKEEKARKELEALNSKLLAEKTALLDSLSGEKGALQDFQEKTAKLTAQKNDLENQLRDTQERLSQEEDARNQLMQTKKKLEQEMNGQKKDAEDLELQIQKIEQDKASKDHQIRNLNDEIAHQDELINKLNKEKKMQGEVNQKTAEELQAAEDKVNHLNKVKAKLEQTLDELEDSLEREKKLRGDVEKAKRKVEGDLKLTQEAVADLERNKKELEQTVMRKDKEISALSAKLEDEQSLVGKTQKQIKELQGRIEELEEEVEAERQARAKAEKQRADLARELEELGERLEEAGGATSAQIELNKKREAELAKLRRDLEESNIQHEGTLANLRKKHNDAVAEMAEQVDQLNKLKTKAEKERSQYYAEMNDARLSLDHMANEKAAQEKVAKQLQHTLNEVQGKLDETNRTLNDFDSAKKKLSIENSDLLRQLEDAESQVSQLSKIKISLTQQLEDTKRLADEESRERATLLGKFRNLEHDLDSLREQVEEEAEGKADIQRQLSKANAEAQLWRTKYESEGVARAEELEEAKRKLQARLAEAEETIESLNQKCVALEKTKQRLSTEVEDLQLEVDRATSIANAAEKKQKAFDKIIGEWKLKVDDLAAELDASQKECRNYSTELFRLKGAYEEGQEQLEAVRRENKNLADEVKDLLDQIGEGGRNIHEIEKSRKRLEAEKDELQAALEEAEAALEQEENKVLRAQLELSQVRQEIDRRIQEKEEEFENTRKNHQRALDSMQASLEAEAKGKAEALRMKKKLEADINELEIALDHANKANAEAQKNIKRYQQQLKDVQSALEEEQRARDDAREQLGISERRANALQNELEESRTLLEQADRGRRQAEQELSDAHEQLNEVSAQNASIAAAKRKLESELQTLHSDLDELLNEAKNSEEKAKKAMVDAARLADELRAEQDHAQTQEKLRKALEQQIKELQVRLDDAETNALKGGKKAIQKLEQRVRELESELDSEQRRHADAQKNLRKSERRIKELTFQSEEDRKNHERMQDLVDKLQQKIKTYKRQIEEAEEIAALNLAKFRKAQQELEEAEERADIAEQAATKFRTKGGRAGSVQRGASPAPQRQPSVMPGLAGLNFPTFDDHGF, via the exons ATGCCGAAGCCAGTTGTCCAAGTCGGCGATGACCCCGATCCAAGCGAGTGGCTGTTCGTCTCGCTCGAACAGAAGCGTATCGATCAAAGCAAGCCGTACGATGCCAAGAAGGCCTGCTGGGTTCCAGATGAGAAGGAGGGCTACGTCCTCGGTGAAATCAAGGCCACCAAGGGTGAGCTGGTCACCGTTGGCCTGCCCGGTGGTGAG ACCAAGGACTTCAAGAAGGATCTGGTCAGCCAGGTCAACCCACCGAAATACGAGAAATGCGAGGATATGTCCAACTTGACATATCTTAACGATGCCTCTGTCTTGCATAACTTGAGAGAGCGTTACAGGGCCAAGCTTATCTAC ACCTACTCCGGATTGTTCTGCGTTGTCATCAATCCCTACAAGCGTTGGCCGCTGTACACCCTGCGTGTCGCCAAGATGTACCGTGGCAAGCGTCGTAATGAAGTGCCGCCCCATCTGTTCGCCGTTTCTGACGGTGCCTACGTCAACATGTTGACCAACCACGAGAACCAGTCTATGCTGATTACCGGTGAATCTGGTGCCGGAAAGACTGAGAACACCAAGAAGGTCATTGCGTACTTCGCCACCATTGGCGCCTCGACCAAGAAGGACGAGAGTACTGAAAAGAAGGCCTCCCTGGAAGATCAGGTCGTCCAGACCAATCCCGTCCTGGAAGCCTACGGTAACGCCAAGACCGTCCGTAACGATAACTCTTCCCGTTTC GGTAAGTTCATCCGTATCCACTTCACCGGATCCGGTAAGCTGGCTGGTGCCGATATTGAGACCTACCTGCTGGAAAAGGCCCGTGTCATCTCCCAACAGTCGCTGGAGCGTTCCTACCATATCTTCTACCAGATGATGTCCGGTTCCGTCAAGGGACTTAAAG AAATGTGCTTCCTGTCCAACGATATCTACGATTACTACAACGTCGCCCAGGGTAAAATTACCATTCCTAATGTCGATGACGGCGAGGAATGTGCGTTGACCGAT GAAGCCTTCAACGTCTTGGGCTTCACCCAGGAAGAAAAGGACAACATCTACCGTATCACCGCCGCTGTCATGCACATGGGTGGTATGAAGTTCAAGCAGAAGGGTCGCGAAGAGCAGGCTGAAGCCGACGGTATGGAGGAAGGTGATCGCGTCGCCAAGCTGTTGGGCTGCGTCACTGAGGATCTGTACAAGAACTTGCTGAAGCCCCGTATCAAGGTCGGTGCCGAGTTCGTCACCAAGGGTCAGAACAAGGACCAGGTCACCAACGCCGTCGGTGCCCTCTGCAAGGGTATCTTCGATCGTCTCTTCAAGTGGCTGGTCAAGAAGTGTAACGAGACTCTGGACACTCAGATGAAGCGCGTCCAGTTCATCGGTGTACTGGATATTGCTGGTTTCGAAATTTTCGAC TACAACGGCTTCGAGCAACTGTGTATTAACTTTACCAATGAGAAGCTGCAGCAGTTCTTCAACCATCACATGTTCGTCCTGGAACAGGAAGAATACAAGAAGGAAGGTATTAACTGGGCCTTCATCGATTTCGGTATGGACTTGCTGGCCTGTATCGATCTGATTGAAAAG CCTATGGGTATCCTGTCCATTCTTGAAGAAGAATCTATGTTCCCGAAAGCCACCGATCAGACCTTTGCTGAGAAGCTGATGAACAACCACTTGGGCAAGTCTGCTCCGTTCCAGAAGCCCAAGCCACCGAAGCCAGGTTGCCAGGCCGCCCACTTCGCCATTGGTCACTACGCCGGTGTTGTCTCGTACAACATCACTGGATGGCTTGAGAAGAACAAGGATCCTCTGAACGATACCGTTGTCGATCAGTTCAAGAAGGGTCAGAACAAGCTGGTGGTGGAGATCTTCGCTGATCACCCAGGACAGTCTGGCGGCGCTGATGCCGGTGGCGGCAAGGGTGGACGTGGTAAGAAGGGTGCTGGTTTCGCCACTGTCTCCTCGTCCTACAAGGAACAGCTGAACAACCTGATGACCACTCTGAAGTCGACTCAACCTCACTTCGTCCGTTGTATCATTCCCAACGAATTGAAGCAGACCGGTCTCATCGATGCCCACTTGGTCATGCACCAGCTGACTTGTAACGGTGTACTTGAAGGTATCCGTATTTGCCGTAAAGGTTTCCCCAACCGAATGATGTACCCTGACTTCAAGCTGCG TTACAAAATCCTCTGCCCCAAGGCCATTGAGGGCATCGAGGACGGCAAAACCGTCGGTGGTATCATCATCAACAGCGTCAACATGGGCCAGGAGCACTACCGATTGGGCGTTACCAAG GTCTTCTTCCGTGCCGGTGTCCTGGGTCaaatggaggaattccgtgaCGAGCGTCTGTCCAAGATCATGTCCTGGATGCAGTCCTGGTGCCGTGGCTACCTCGCCCGTAAGGAGTTCAAGAAGATGCAGGAGCAGCGCGTCGCCCTGGAGACCGTCCAGCGCAATCTGCGCAAGTACATGAAGCTCCGCACCTGGGCCTGGTGGAAACTGTGGCAGAAGGTCAAGCCTCTGCTGAACGTTTCCCGCGTCGAGGACCAGATCGCT GAACTCGAATCCAAGGCTCAGAAGGCCCAGGAAGCCTTCGAGAAGGAAGAGAAGGCCCGCAAGGAACTGGAAGCCCTGAACAGCAAGCTGTTGGCTGAAAAGACCGCCCTGCTGGATTCTCTGTCCGGCGAAAAGGGTGCCCTCCAGGACTTCCAGGAGAAGACCGCCAAGTTGACCGCCCAGAAGAACGACCTCGAGAACCAGCTGCGCGACACCCAGGAGCGCCTGTCTCAGGAGGAAGATGCCCGCAACCAACTGATGCAGACCAAGAAGAAGTTGGAGCAGGAAATGAACGGCCAGAAGAAGGATGCCGAAGATCTGGAACTGCAGATCCAGAAGATCGAACAGGACAAGGCCTCCAAGGATCACCAGATCCGCAACTTGAACGATGAGATCGCCCACCAGGACGAGCTGATCAACAAGTTGAACAAGGAAAAGAAGATGCAGGGTGAGGTCAACCAGAAGACCGCCGAAGAACTGCAGGCCGCTGAAGATAAGGTCAACCACCTGAACAAGGTTAAGGCCAAGCTGGAGCAGACTCTGGATgaactggaggattctctggaacgCGAGAAGAAGCTGCGCGGTGATGTTGAGAAGGCCAAGCGCAAGGTTGAGGGTGACCTGAAGTTGACTCAGGAAGCCGTGGCCGATCTGGAGCGCAACAAGAAGGAACTGGAACAGACCGTCATGCGCAAGGACAAGGAAATCTCTGCCCTTTCCGCCAAGCTGGAAGATGAACAGTCCCTGGTTGGCAAGACCCAGAAGCAGATCAAGGAACTGCAGGGCCGCATTGAGGAACTGGAAGAGGAAGTCGAAGCCGAGCGTCAAGCCCGCGCCAAGGCCGAGAAGCAGCGTGCCGATCTGGCTCGTGAACTCGAGGAACTAGGTGAGCGCCTGGAGGAAGCCGGTGGTGCCACCTCTGCCCAGATCGAGCTGAACAAGAAGCGTGAAGCTGAACTCGCCAAGCTGCGTCGCGACTTGGAAGAATCCAACATCCAGCACGAAGGTACCCTGGCCAACCTGCGCAAGAAGCACAACGATGCCGTCGCCGAGATGGCTGAACAGGTTGACCAGCTCAACAAGCTGAAGACTAA AGCCGAAAAAGAGCGCAGCCAATACTACGCTGAAATGAACGACGCCCGTCTCAGCTTAGATCATATGGCCAATGAGAAG GCTGCCCAAGAGAAGGTTGCCAAGCAGCTGCAGCACACTCTGAACGAAGTCCAGGGCAAGCTGGATGAAACCAACCGCACCCTGAACGACTTCGACTCCGCCAAGAAGAAGCTGTCGATCGAAAACTCCGACCTGCTCCGCCAGCTGGAGGATGCCGAATCCCAGGTCTCGCAGCTCAGCAAGATCAAGATCTCGCTCACCCAGCAGCTGGAGGACACCAAGCGTCTCGCCGACGAAGAATCTCGCGAACGCGCCACCCTGCTCGGCAAGTTCCGCAACCTGGAGCACGACCTCGACAGCCTGCGCGAGCAGGTTGAGGAGGAAGCCGAAGGCAAGGCTGACATCCAGCGCCAGCTCAGCAAGGCCAACGCCGAAGCCCAGCTGTGGCGTACCAAGTACGAGTCCGAGGGTGTTGCCCGCGCCGAGGAGCTCGAGGAAGCCAAGAGGAAACTCCAGGCCCGCCTTGCCGAAGCCGAGGAAACCATCGAGTCGCTCAACCAGAAGTGTGTCGCTCTGGAGAAGACCAAGCAGCGTCTGTCCACCGAGGTCGAGGATCTGCAGCTCGAGGTCGACCGTGCCACCTCCATTGCCAACGCTGCCGAGAAGAAGCAGAAGGCCTTCGACAAGATCATTGGAGAATGGAAGCTCAAGGTCGACGATCTGGCTGCCGAGCTGGATGCTTCCCAAAAGGAATGCCGCAACTACTCCACCGAACTGTTCCGTCTCAAGGGTGCCTACGAAGAAGGCCAGGAGCAGCTTGAGGCTGTCCGCCGTGAGAACAAGAACCTGGCTGATGAAGTCAAGGATCTGCTGGACCAGATCGGCGAGGGTGGCCGCAACATCCACGAGATCGAGAAGTCTCGCAAGCGTCTGGAAGCCGAAAAGGACGAACTCCAGGCCGCTCTCGAGGAAGCCGAAGCTGCCCTGGAACAGGAAGAGAACAAGGTTCTGCGCGCTCAGCTGGAACTGTCTCAGGTCCGCCAGGAAATCGACCGCCGCATCCAGGAGAAGGAAGAGGAGTTCGAAAACACCCGCAAGAACCACCAGCGCGCCCTGGACTCCATGCAGGCCTCTCTTGAAGCCGAAGCCAAGGGTAAGGCTGAGGCCCTGCGCATGAAGAAGAAGTTGGAAGCTGACATCAATGAGCTTGAGATTGCTCTGGATCATGCCAACAAG GCTAACGCTGAGGCCCAGAAGAACATTAAGCGCTACCAGCAACAACTGAAGGATGTCCAGAGCGCCCTGGAGGAAGAACAGCGTGCCCGTGACGATGCCCGCGAACAGCTTGGAATCTCTGAGCGCCGTGCCAACGCCCTGCAGAACGAACTGGAGGAATCGCGCACCCTGCTGGAACAGGCCGACCGTGGCCGTCGCCAGGCCGAACAGGAACTGAGCGATGCTCACGAACAGCTGAACGAAGTTTCCGCCCAGAACGCCTCCATCGCCGCTGCCAAGAGGAAGCTGGAGTCTGAACTGCAGACCCTGCACTCCGACCTGGATGAGCTGCTGAACGAAGCCAAGAACTCCGAAGAAAAGGCCAAGAAGGCTATGGTTGATGCCGCCCGCCTGGCTGATGAACTCCGTGCCGAACAGGATCATGCCCAGACCCAGGAGAAACTGCGCAAGGCCCTTGAACAACAGATCAAGGAACTGCAGGTCCGCCTGGACGATGCCGAAACCAACGCCCTGAAGGGAGGCAAGAAGGCCATCCAGAAACTGGAACAGCGCGTCCGCGAGCTGGAATCCGAACTGGACAGCGAACAGAGAAGACACGCCGATGCCCAGAAGAACCTCCGCAAGTCTGAACGCCGCATCAAGGAACTGACCTTCCAGTCCGAGGAAGACCGCAAGAACCACGAACGCATGCAGGATCTCGTCGACAAGCTGCAGCAGAAGATCAAGACTTACAAGAGGCAGATTGAGGAAGCCGAGGAAATCGCCGCTCTGAATCTTGCCAAGTTCCGCAAGGCTCAGCAGGAACTGGAAGAAGCCGAAGAGCGCGCCGACATTGCCGAGCAAGCTGCCACCAAATTCCGCACCAAGGGAGGACGTGCTGGTTCGGTGCAGCGTGGTGCCAGCCCAGCA CCCCAGAGACAACCATCTGTTATGCCAGGACTTGCAGGTCTTAACTTCCCAACATTCGATGACCATGGCTTCTAA